The Patescibacteria group bacterium genome window below encodes:
- a CDS encoding L-lactate permease, with product MQILAVIAPIAVLFLSVIAFRRSAFFSATAALLCLWLISSFYWLMTPTRLLASSAKGFFIATEIALIIFGALLIFNLLKRVGFFSSFSHLLAGISKDLRVQVILIGLTVSAFIEGASGFGTPALVVVPLLMSLGFAPILSVTLALIGNSVPVMFGAVGLPVVYGLGSVLSSEQLVLPEFLRIISLVTPWVAALIALILVSVAVLGRGGGFRDILKTVPFALLASLAFSLPTILTARFFGPELPSLVGGGVGIVLIILLIRSRVALPSFIPDYLKVKEEKREYKKMGILSFSPYILLVLLLVLSRLFFSSNLQNLWTISWPQLFGQVINYSFSPFYSIAFIMLITFIISWLLLDRTPSGLTKDLGNSFTKIIKPYFTLILLLAFVQTLMFSGDNLSGFASMPEAAAKAAQSLFGSLWPILAPWLGAIGAFVVGSATVSNLLFANFQYTTALAGGFNTTVIVALQSLGAAAGNMISLHNIVAALTVAGLVGAEYKVIRKTIWPLIIYLIFLAIIFSVMSLLGIF from the coding sequence ATGCAGATTTTAGCTGTTATTGCACCCATTGCCGTTTTGTTTTTATCGGTTATTGCCTTTAGACGTTCGGCGTTTTTTTCGGCTACAGCGGCTTTGCTTTGTTTGTGGCTAATTTCCTCTTTCTATTGGTTAATGACTCCCACTAGACTTTTAGCTTCTTCTGCTAAAGGTTTTTTTATTGCTACCGAAATAGCCTTAATTATTTTCGGAGCTCTACTTATTTTTAACCTCCTTAAAAGAGTGGGTTTTTTCTCTTCTTTTAGTCATCTTCTCGCGGGTATCTCCAAAGATTTACGAGTGCAGGTTATTTTAATCGGTTTAACGGTTTCGGCTTTTATTGAAGGAGCTTCCGGTTTTGGTACACCAGCCTTAGTGGTTGTACCTCTTCTTATGTCTTTGGGTTTTGCACCAATTTTGTCTGTTACCTTGGCTTTAATTGGTAATTCTGTGCCGGTAATGTTTGGAGCTGTTGGATTACCGGTAGTGTATGGTCTTGGTTCGGTTTTAAGTTCGGAGCAACTGGTTTTACCTGAGTTTTTAAGAATTATCTCTTTAGTTACTCCTTGGGTGGCGGCTTTAATTGCTTTAATTTTGGTAAGTGTGGCGGTACTTGGTAGGGGAGGAGGGTTTAGAGATATTTTAAAAACAGTGCCTTTTGCTCTTCTAGCTTCGTTAGCTTTTTCCCTACCAACAATTCTAACAGCTCGTTTTTTCGGTCCAGAGTTACCGTCTTTAGTTGGCGGGGGAGTTGGTATAGTTTTAATTATCTTATTGATTCGTTCCCGCGTGGCCTTACCTTCTTTTATACCAGATTATCTAAAAGTTAAGGAAGAAAAAAGAGAGTATAAGAAGATGGGGATCTTGTCTTTTTCTCCATACATTCTTTTAGTACTTCTTTTAGTTTTAAGTCGCTTATTCTTTTCTTCTAATCTACAAAATCTTTGGACTATTAGCTGGCCACAACTTTTCGGGCAAGTTATTAACTACAGTTTTTCACCGTTCTACTCTATCGCCTTTATCATGCTAATTACTTTTATTATATCTTGGTTACTGTTAGATAGAACCCCTAGTGGCTTAACTAAAGATTTAGGTAATTCTTTTACTAAAATAATTAAGCCATACTTTACGTTAATACTGCTTTTAGCTTTTGTGCAGACCCTGATGTTCTCTGGAGATAATTTAAGTGGTTTTGCTTCTATGCCTGAAGCGGCAGCTAAGGCGGCGCAAAGTCTTTTCGGGAGCCTTTGGCCAATACTAGCTCCCTGGCTTGGAGCGATTGGGGCTTTTGTGGTGGGTAGTGCCACCGTTTCAAACTTACTTTTTGCCAATTTTCAATATACTACCGCTTTAGCCGGAGGTTTTAACACCACGGTAATTGTTGCCCTCCAGTCTCTTGGAGCAGCGGCTGGTAATATGATATCTCTTCATAATATCGTAGCCGCCCTAACAGTAGCGGGCTTAGTGGGAGCTGAGTATAAGGTTATACGGAAAACGATTTGGCCGTTAATTATTTACCTTATTTTCCTAGCTATAATTTTTTCAGTAATGAGTCTTTTGGGTATTTTTTAA